From the genome of Rhodothermales bacterium:
GACAGGCACGCCGGCGGCTGGTCGAACGACAAGCTAATGCCGGAACACCAGTACCTGAACGTCATCGGCGGATTCCTTGCGGTCACGGTGGAGCGTGAAGATGGGCTGCCCGTGCTGATCGCCCGTCATTACGGGGTCGACGGAAACATTCTCAACGAGGACCAAATTCCCGCGGAGTAGGCCTGTGGCAACTCGGCAACTATTGACGCTGAAAAAT
Proteins encoded in this window:
- a CDS encoding alkaline phosphatase: LLREFIASQDNMYVVCGDRHWQYVSVDQTHGVREYSSGPATDRHAGGWSNDKLMPEHQYLNVIGGFLAVTVEREDGLPVLIARHYGVDGNILNEDQIPAE